A single genomic interval of Helianthus annuus cultivar XRQ/B chromosome 6, HanXRQr2.0-SUNRISE, whole genome shotgun sequence harbors:
- the LOC110944525 gene encoding uncharacterized protein LOC110944525 codes for MVHKHAFEALDRTMTDIFSEGRSIRSDIPFGGKVIVFGGDFRQILPVIANGTRQEIVSASLSSSYIWSKCRLLRLTKNMRLTIGAESSNMESIREFAKWLIDIGEGNVGDDNDGDAIIEIPDDLLITDICDLIQSLIDFVYPSIIEQFRIPRFFSERAILAPKNEVVHEINDRLLSLFPGDAKEYLSSDSICQIGQILDSFQESLYSTENLNALKISGLPNHRLVLKVGVPVMLLRNFDQQKGLCNDTRL; via the coding sequence ATGGTACACAAACATGCCTTTGAAGCTTTAGATAGGACGATGACCGACATATTTTCGGAAGGTAGGAGTATTCGTTCGGATATTCCTTTTGGAGGTAAAGTTATTGTATTTGGTGGTGACTTTAGACAAATCCTGCCTGTTATTGCTAATGGTACTAGACAAGAAATTGTTAGTGCATCTTTAAGCTCTTCATACATATGGTCAAAATGCAGACTGTTACGGCTGACTAAAAACATGCGTCTAACTATTGGAGCTGAAAGTTCAAATATGGAGTCTATCAGAGAATTTGCAAAATGGCTTATTGATATTGGTGAAGGAAACGTTGGAGATGATAATGATGGTGACGCCATTATAGAGATACCAGATGATCTGCTAATCACCGATATTTGTGACTTGATACAAAGTTTAATTGACTTTGTATATCCTTCAATTATTGAACAATTTAGGATTCCTAGATTTTTTTCGGAGCGAGCAATTCTAGCACCCAAAAATGAGGTAGTTCATGAAATTAATGATCGATTGCTTTCGTTATTTCCTGGTGATGCGAAAGAGTATCTGAGTTCTGATAGTATATGTCAAATTGGACAAATTCTTGATTCTTTTCAAGAAAGCTTATACTCAACAGAAAATTTGAATGCTCTTAAGATTTCTGGCTTGCCTAATCACAGATTAGTTCTTAAAGTTGGTGTTCCTGTGATGCTTCTTCGAAATTTTGATCAACAGAAAGGGTTATGTAACGATACAAGGCTTTAA